Sequence from the Microbacterium faecale genome:
GCGGTCGACGATCGCCTCTTCGACGTGCGGCCAGATGGATCCGGTCACCTCCGTGTTCTCGGATCCCTCCTCCCAGAACGCGTCGCTCGCGGGAGCGGCCGGGTCGTCGTCGGAGCCGCCGGGCGTCGCCGCACGGTCGGTCCCGCCACCGTCGGCGCCCGGCGTTCCCTCCCAGAACCGGTCGTCGGCGGGCGCCATCGGCTCGCCCGAGCCCGCCCCCGCGAGATCGGCCCGGTGCGAGGCCTCCCGCGGTGCCGCGGGAGGCGGATCCGTCATGTCGTCGATCGGCACCCGCACCGCGAGCTCGAACGTCTTCGACGCGCGCGGCGCGACGATGTCGACCGGCGCCTCGCCGCCGACGAACCGCGCCACCTCGTCGATCGGGCGCACCGTCGCGGACAGCCCGATGCGCTGCGCCGGCGTCTCGAGCAGGTCGTCGAGCCGTTCGAGCGACACGGCCAGGTGCGCGCCGCGCTTCGAGGCGGCGACCGCATGCACCTCGTCGATGATCACCGTGTGCACCTCGCGCAGGGTGTCGCGCGCGCTCGACGTCAGCATCAGGAACAGCGACTCGGGCGTCGTGATGAGGATGTCAGGCGGATTGCGCAGCATCCGCTGACGATCGCGCGGCGGCGTATCGCCCGACCGCACGCCGACCGACACCTCCGGCGGATCCACCCCCAGCCGCTTCGCCGCCTGCGTGATGCCGACGAGCGGCGACTGCAGGTTGCGTTCGACGTCGACGCCGAGAGCCTTGAGCGGTGAGACGTACAGGATCTTCGTGCGCCGCTTCGCCTTGCGCGTGCGCCCCTCGAAGCCCGGCAGTGCGTCGCCCGACGACCCTTCGCGGAACACGCGGTCGAGCGCCCACAGGAATGCCGACAGGGTCTTTCCGGATCCGGTCGGCGCCACCACGAGCGCGTGACGCCCCTCAGAGATCGCCTTCCACGCGCCCGTCTGCGCATTGGTCGGCGCCGCGAACGCCCCGCGGAACCACGCCGCGGTCGGTTCGCTGAAGCTGTCGAGAACGTCCACGGATCCATCCTGCCGCGGACCACCGACACGCGGGGCCGGAGCTTTGGTGTCGCCCGCTACGCCACCGCGCTGTCGCCGATCGACAGATCGAGCGGGAAGTCGATGGGGAAGCCTCTGAACAGCAGGCGCCCTGCGGCCGCGGCGGACTCGCGCATCGCCTCGGCGGCAGCGTTCGCCTGATCGGCGGGCGCGTGGACGATGACCTCGTCGTGCAGGAAGAACGCGATGTGCGCGCGACGGGCGAACGCGCGTCCGGAGCGCGGCGCCGCATCCTCGGCCGGTACCGCGGGCAGCGCGGCGAGACGGATTCGCAGATCTGCCATCCATGCCAGCGCCCACTCCGCGGCCGTGCCCTGCACGACGAAGTTACGCGTGAAACGGCCGTGATCGCGGGCGCGACGCAGCGCGCGCTGCTCGTCCGCGGCCGTCGTCGCCGTCGACAGCAGTCGCCGCGTCGCCTCATCGAGCGGGGGAGAGGTGCGACCGAGCCACGTCGCGACCGTGCCGCCCTCTTCGCCCGTGCGCGCCGCCTCGTCGACGAGGCGCATTGCGCGCGGGTACACGCGCCGGAGTCGCGGCACGAGGCGCCCGGAGTCGCCGGTCGTTGCACCGTACATTGCGCCCAGCACGGCGATCTTCGCCTCGGATCGCGTCGCCACCGCCCCGTCCGCGACGACGCCGTCGTAGAGATCCTGCCCGCGTGCGGCGTCGGCCATCCGCTCATCACGCGCCATCGCGGCGAGCACGCGCGGCTCCAACTGCGAGACGTCGGCGTCGATGATGCGCCAGCCGGGATCCGCCCGCAAGGCCGCCCGCAGCTGCCGCGGAATCTGCAGCGCGCCGCCACCGGCCGCCGCCCAGCGCCCCGTCACGACGCCGCCGGGCACGTACACCGGGCGGAACCGGCCATCGCGCACCCACTCGTCGAGCCACGCCCACCCGTTCGCAGTGAGCAGGCGCGCGAGGCGCTTGTACTCGAGCAAGGGCGCGATCGCCGGATGGTCGATCTCCTGCAGCACCCACTTGCTCGTGGAGTCGACGTG
This genomic interval carries:
- a CDS encoding bifunctional 3'-5' exonuclease/DNA polymerase, whose translation is MDPNRRTEAESPWGDAARIAIGRASDRRIVAADPDGVRRTLSDAEFPAWVAARETERRVRWVWSSTAEWYPSLLAAGVRIERCHDLRLSHAILKNAVPGSALAAHAQWDAPDEEHAPALFDLDTGPRRDALDEVLRELARQDESLEASSDPGRMRLLLAAESAGALVASEARSAGVPWDAAEHNRILEDALGHRGAGGVPTTMARLAGEVRGALEDPQVSLDSPPQLLKALRAAGMHVDSTSKWVLQEIDHPAIAPLLEYKRLARLLTANGWAWLDEWVRDGRFRPVYVPGGVVTGRWAAAGGGALQIPRQLRAALRADPGWRIIDADVSQLEPRVLAAMARDERMADAARGQDLYDGVVADGAVATRSEAKIAVLGAMYGATTGDSGRLVPRLRRVYPRAMRLVDEAARTGEEGGTVATWLGRTSPPLDEATRRLLSTATTAADEQRALRRARDHGRFTRNFVVQGTAAEWALAWMADLRIRLAALPAVPAEDAAPRSGRAFARRAHIAFFLHDEVIVHAPADQANAAAEAMRESAAAAGRLLFRGFPIDFPLDLSIGDSAVA